In Mastigocladopsis repens PCC 10914, a single window of DNA contains:
- the devC gene encoding ABC transporter permease DevC produces MIQQIQQLQRRTPLGWLQLSHQKGRFLVALAGIAFADVLMFMQLGFQTALFNSNTRLHSSMQADIFLVSPQARNLAYLSTFARRRLYQAMDVPGVKSAEGMYLGFIDWKNPQTHQKTGVLVMGFNPDQPAFDLPDVKRQLNILKLPDTALFDRASRGDYTEALTQLDQSKSVTTEIERRTITIGGLFTVGASFIADGSLITSDQNFLRLFPRQDASSVNLGLIQLKPGYDPQQVANTLKSYLVGNNDVKVLTKEEFIQFEKDYWQQNTPIGFIFSLGVAMGFMVGVIIVYQVLSTDVNAHMKEYATFKAMGYRNAYLLGVVFEEAIIMAALGFLPGMTVSVGLYALTRNATNLPLYMTLARAIQVQVLTIIMCMISGAIATRKVQSADPADMF; encoded by the coding sequence CTGATCCAGCAAATTCAGCAACTACAGCGGCGAACACCGTTAGGATGGCTGCAACTGAGTCATCAGAAGGGGCGCTTTTTAGTGGCATTGGCAGGTATTGCTTTTGCCGATGTTCTCATGTTCATGCAGCTAGGCTTTCAGACTGCCCTGTTTAACAGTAACACCAGACTGCATAGCAGTATGCAGGCAGACATTTTTTTAGTCAGTCCTCAAGCACGTAACCTAGCGTATTTGTCTACATTTGCTCGGCGACGACTTTACCAAGCAATGGATGTACCGGGGGTGAAATCGGCAGAGGGAATGTATCTTGGTTTTATTGATTGGAAGAATCCCCAAACACACCAGAAGACTGGGGTACTGGTTATGGGTTTCAATCCTGATCAGCCAGCCTTCGACTTACCGGACGTTAAGCGTCAATTAAACATCCTCAAGCTACCAGATACAGCCCTATTTGACCGCGCCTCCAGAGGGGATTACACCGAAGCACTTACCCAACTTGACCAAAGTAAAAGCGTCACCACCGAAATAGAGCGGCGGACAATAACTATTGGTGGCTTATTTACAGTGGGGGCTTCCTTTATCGCTGATGGTAGCCTGATAACGAGCGATCAGAACTTTCTGCGACTCTTTCCCAGACAGGACGCAAGCAGTGTGAACCTGGGTTTGATTCAGCTAAAACCAGGTTATGACCCGCAACAAGTGGCAAATACCTTGAAGTCTTATCTAGTCGGTAATAATGATGTCAAAGTTCTGACAAAAGAGGAATTTATTCAATTTGAGAAGGATTACTGGCAACAAAATACGCCAATCGGCTTTATCTTTAGTTTGGGCGTAGCCATGGGCTTCATGGTGGGGGTGATTATCGTATATCAAGTTCTTTCTACCGATGTGAACGCACATATGAAAGAATACGCCACCTTCAAAGCAATGGGGTATCGCAATGCCTACTTGCTAGGGGTTGTGTTTGAAGAAGCAATCATTATGGCAGCGTTAGGTTTTCTACCAGGTATGACTGTATCCGTAGGACTGTACGCCCTCACCCGGAATGCAACTAACTTACCATTGTACATGACTTTAGCACGAGCAATTCAGGTACAGGTACTGACCATAATCATGTGTATGATTTCTGGGGCGATCGCCACTCGTAAAGTTCAATCTGCTGATCCCGCCGATATGTTTTAA
- a CDS encoding DevA family ABC transporter ATP-binding protein: MEPVISIQNLNHYFGKGQLRKQVLFDINLEINAGEIVIMTGPSGSGKTTLLTLVGGLRSAQEGSLYVLGRELCGASAAQLTLARRSNGYIFQAHNLHGSLTALQNVRMGLELHKSISPQEMHRRSAEMLELVGLGNRLNYYPDDLSGGQKQRVAIARALVSHPKIVLADEPTAALDSKSGRDVVNLMQNLAKEQACTILLVTHDNRILDIADRIVYMEDGKLAKAPATVG, from the coding sequence ATGGAACCTGTCATCTCTATTCAAAATCTCAACCACTACTTTGGTAAAGGTCAACTCCGCAAACAAGTGCTATTTGACATCAACTTGGAGATAAACGCCGGTGAAATTGTGATTATGACCGGCCCCTCTGGTTCTGGTAAAACGACACTGCTGACCTTGGTGGGTGGGCTACGTTCTGCTCAAGAAGGGAGTTTGTACGTTTTAGGACGAGAACTGTGTGGTGCAAGTGCAGCACAACTCACTCTGGCGCGACGTAGTAACGGCTATATCTTCCAAGCACACAACCTGCATGGTAGCCTAACAGCACTGCAAAATGTCAGGATGGGTTTGGAACTGCACAAGAGTATTAGCCCACAAGAAATGCACAGACGTTCAGCGGAGATGCTAGAGTTAGTAGGATTGGGAAATCGTCTTAATTATTACCCAGATGATTTGTCTGGGGGACAAAAACAACGAGTTGCCATAGCCCGTGCGCTGGTGAGTCATCCCAAAATTGTTCTAGCAGACGAACCCACCGCCGCCCTTGATAGTAAGTCGGGTCGAGATGTGGTGAACCTGATGCAAAATCTAGCGAAAGAGCAAGCTTGTACGATTTTGCTGGTGACTCATGATAACCGCATCTTGGACATAGCCGATCGCATTGTCTATATGGAAGATGGTAAGTTAGCGAAAGCCCCTGCTACTGTTGGATAG
- a CDS encoding Spy/CpxP family protein refolding chaperone: MKLKNLSIICGAIALSLTATSFVVKAEANSPLVIAQSQQKGGALQRLGLTDEQKAKIKEIRSNARAEMDKILTEQQREQLKTAMQNRQGKGDRFASLNLTDQQKNQMRQLMQSQKTQIEAILTPQQKEQLQKYREEMRARRQQRNM; the protein is encoded by the coding sequence ATGAAACTCAAAAACTTATCAATCATTTGCGGGGCGATCGCTCTTAGTTTAACTGCAACCTCCTTCGTCGTCAAAGCAGAGGCAAATTCACCCTTAGTTATTGCACAATCTCAGCAAAAGGGGGGAGCACTCCAACGTTTGGGACTGACGGATGAACAAAAAGCCAAAATCAAAGAAATCCGCAGCAATGCTCGTGCTGAAATGGACAAAATTCTGACCGAACAGCAACGGGAACAGTTAAAAACAGCTATGCAAAACCGCCAGGGAAAGGGAGATAGGTTTGCTAGTTTGAATTTGACTGATCAGCAAAAAAACCAAATGCGCCAACTGATGCAGTCACAGAAAACGCAGATTGAAGCAATCTTGACACCACAGCAAAAAGAACAACTACAAAAATACCGAGAGGAGATGCGTGCTCGTCGTCAACAACGCAATATGTAG
- a CDS encoding PAS domain S-box protein produces MDTIIEKILSPNHTECLVVSHDLVILETSPGVQRFVEFPAEVMLGKDVRVSFPELIEYENYLIDIIEGQQKSFELKGIISSKQTGPSCYLDWHIIGLKNSLIFLIKDATERNVLEQKLLQEKQTDNLLTENLLNALSTAYNYIDKLLTSIRDALFITTDSGNITTVNQTALELFEYSQEELILQPISTLINDDKFLQKAFQLNHLSKRDFLHDYEVICQTKTQRKLIVSFSAVSTEIEGLQHFVYVGRDITQRKRTEQLQSVEHTTTRILASSTTVSQATTKILSTICFELGWDLGEFWSIERQTNELQLSSTWHRPSVNFPEFELVSQQMTFSPKVGLPGCVWARSEPVWVNDLQNENDQWRESAVKEGLHGAFGFPIKCGNEIKAVMTFFSHNIQQPQSDLLSVMVIIGSQIGQFILRCQAEAALRESEERFQAFMNNTPAVAFMKDSEGRYVYLNKTLEHHFNIELANLQGKTDFDWIPQQTAKQVRENDTQVLSTGKVGQIIETVPTPDGRPHYWLVFKFPFQDGEGRQLVGGVAFDITERKLLEQALFEEKELAQVTLQSIGDAVITTDASGQIKYLNPVAEQLTGWSLQDAQGKPLAEVFKVVNETTREVLENPVEKALRSGSIVGLDKNSVLITRNGSEIPIDDSAAPIRARDGQIIGTVMVFQDVSQIRSMARQLSWQATHDALTGLFNRREFEFRLEEALKSAKTENLQHSLCYLDLDRFKIVNDTCGHIAGDELLRQVTEVLQNSVRSSDTLARLGGDEFAILLEFCPLEPALRIANTILQRIQEFRFIWQDKSFNIGVSIGLLVFNADNQSMNSVLSAADAACYVAKNKGRNRVHIYHTDDTE; encoded by the coding sequence ATGGATACCATTATAGAAAAAATCTTATCTCCAAATCATACAGAATGTTTAGTAGTATCTCACGACTTGGTGATTCTGGAAACTTCCCCAGGTGTTCAACGTTTTGTTGAATTTCCCGCAGAAGTTATGTTAGGAAAAGATGTTCGAGTTAGTTTTCCTGAATTAATAGAATATGAAAACTATTTAATCGACATCATCGAAGGACAACAAAAGAGTTTTGAATTAAAAGGTATTATCTCTTCTAAGCAAACCGGTCCTTCTTGTTATCTTGATTGGCATATTATCGGTTTGAAAAATAGCTTGATCTTTTTGATAAAAGATGCAACAGAAAGAAATGTTTTAGAGCAAAAGTTGTTGCAAGAAAAACAGACAGATAATCTCTTGACTGAGAATTTATTAAACGCCTTATCTACTGCTTATAATTATATTGATAAACTTCTCACATCTATAAGAGACGCCTTATTTATCACAACAGATTCTGGAAATATCACCACTGTCAATCAAACAGCACTAGAATTGTTTGAATATAGCCAAGAAGAATTAATATTACAACCCATTTCAACACTTATTAATGACGATAAATTCTTACAAAAAGCTTTTCAGTTAAATCACTTATCTAAAAGAGATTTTTTACATGATTACGAAGTCATTTGTCAGACCAAAACACAAAGAAAGCTTATTGTTTCCTTCTCTGCTGTTTCAACCGAGATAGAGGGCTTACAACATTTTGTCTATGTTGGTCGCGATATTACACAACGCAAGCGAACCGAACAGCTTCAGAGCGTAGAGCATACCACGACACGTATATTAGCTTCTTCCACCACAGTTTCACAAGCCACGACGAAAATTTTATCTACTATTTGCTTTGAACTAGGATGGGATTTAGGTGAATTCTGGAGCATAGAGCGGCAAACTAACGAGCTGCAACTCAGTTCTACTTGGCACAGACCAAGTGTTAATTTTCCTGAGTTTGAGTTGGTTTCACAACAAATGACCTTTTCACCAAAGGTCGGACTTCCGGGTTGCGTTTGGGCTAGGAGTGAACCCGTCTGGGTCAATGATCTTCAAAATGAGAACGACCAGTGGAGGGAAAGCGCGGTAAAAGAAGGTTTGCATGGAGCTTTTGGTTTTCCTATCAAATGCGGGAACGAAATCAAAGCTGTGATGACTTTCTTCAGCCACAACATTCAACAGCCACAGTCAGATTTGCTGAGTGTGATGGTTATTATTGGCAGCCAGATTGGTCAATTTATCTTGCGCTGTCAAGCAGAGGCGGCGTTGCGGGAAAGCGAAGAACGCTTTCAAGCTTTTATGAACAACACTCCCGCTGTCGCTTTTATGAAGGACTCCGAAGGGCGCTACGTTTACCTCAATAAGACGTTAGAGCATCATTTCAACATTGAGTTAGCTAATTTGCAAGGCAAAACGGATTTTGATTGGATACCACAACAGACAGCAAAACAAGTGCGGGAGAATGATACACAAGTCCTGTCTACAGGTAAAGTTGGACAGATTATTGAAACCGTTCCCACACCAGATGGACGTCCCCATTACTGGTTAGTTTTTAAGTTTCCTTTTCAGGATGGTGAGGGACGACAGTTAGTCGGAGGCGTAGCGTTTGATATCACTGAGCGTAAACTTTTAGAACAAGCACTTTTTGAAGAAAAAGAACTGGCTCAGGTGACGCTGCAATCTATCGGAGATGCAGTCATCACAACCGATGCTTCTGGACAGATAAAATATCTTAACCCGGTTGCAGAACAATTGACTGGCTGGAGTCTTCAGGATGCACAAGGAAAGCCATTGGCAGAGGTCTTTAAAGTTGTCAATGAAACTACACGGGAAGTTTTGGAAAATCCCGTAGAAAAAGCCTTGCGTTCTGGCAGTATCGTTGGTCTTGATAAAAATAGCGTCCTGATTACCCGCAACGGTAGCGAGATACCGATTGACGACTCTGCTGCACCCATTCGCGCTCGGGATGGTCAAATTATTGGTACGGTGATGGTGTTTCAAGACGTTTCCCAGATACGCAGTATGGCAAGACAACTCTCTTGGCAAGCTACTCACGATGCTTTAACCGGACTTTTCAACCGTCGGGAATTTGAATTCCGTTTGGAAGAAGCATTGAAAAGCGCTAAGACAGAAAATCTGCAACATTCGCTGTGTTATCTAGATTTAGATAGATTCAAAATTGTTAACGATACCTGCGGTCATATCGCTGGTGATGAACTTTTGCGTCAAGTGACTGAGGTGTTGCAAAACTCAGTACGCTCGTCCGATACTTTAGCACGTCTGGGTGGAGATGAATTTGCCATACTGCTGGAATTTTGCCCTCTAGAGCCAGCATTGCGGATTGCTAACACAATATTGCAGCGTATCCAGGAGTTTCGTTTTATATGGCAAGATAAATCTTTCAATATTGGTGTCAGCATTGGGTTACTTGTTTTTAACGCAGATAACCAAAGTATGAATAGTGTATTAAGTGCTGCTGACGCAGCTTGCTATGTAGCCAAAAACAAAGGGCGAAATCGTGTACATATTTATCATACTGATGATACTGAATGA
- a CDS encoding sensor histidine kinase — MKRPIQFDNHPFRFLLYLEWILLAFAAFTGIIPSFSQRFQPRFPELTICSLALFGLMGLRLPTRNHITKAIYTAVEILLILIIGFFGGKTARLFPFFYLILVTRSCLIFELPGRLVVTGLSFILFLLTIRRRFAHIASSPGEQERFWFFTLSFVLVFGLALLFVLLLMNAVLSERKSREKLAIANNKLRHYALQIENQATLEERNRIAREIHDSLGHSLTALNLQLETGLKLWQSNPTKAQTFLTKAKELGSKALQDVRQSVSTMRSHPLQEQSLELAIAGLAENVQRSTGVAPICQIYLSHPIPVEVSTAVYRIVQESFTNICKYARATEVKLEITTIKTCLQLKIADNGIGFDVTQNTTGFGLQSMRDRTLALDGYFNIKSAPGSGCQVIATIPLSLSLLTHLETHDVHD, encoded by the coding sequence ATGAAACGTCCTATTCAATTCGACAATCACCCTTTTCGGTTTCTACTTTATTTGGAGTGGATACTGCTGGCGTTTGCTGCTTTTACAGGAATTATACCATCTTTTTCACAGCGATTTCAGCCTAGATTTCCCGAATTGACAATTTGTAGTCTGGCGCTTTTTGGTTTAATGGGCTTAAGATTGCCGACTCGTAACCATATCACTAAAGCTATTTACACTGCAGTTGAAATATTATTAATTTTAATAATTGGCTTTTTCGGAGGAAAAACTGCTCGTCTTTTCCCCTTTTTTTACCTCATTTTAGTCACTCGCAGTTGCTTAATTTTTGAGTTGCCAGGTCGTTTGGTAGTGACAGGTTTATCATTTATTTTATTTCTGTTAACAATTAGAAGGCGGTTTGCACACATAGCATCATCACCAGGAGAACAAGAGCGTTTTTGGTTTTTTACTTTAAGCTTTGTGCTGGTATTCGGATTGGCTCTGTTGTTTGTTTTGCTGTTGATGAATGCAGTCTTATCTGAACGAAAAAGCCGAGAGAAACTAGCAATCGCTAATAATAAACTCCGTCACTATGCTCTACAAATTGAAAATCAAGCAACTCTTGAAGAACGTAACCGCATTGCTCGTGAAATACACGATTCATTAGGACACTCTCTTACTGCTTTGAATTTGCAATTAGAAACTGGTTTAAAGCTTTGGCAATCTAACCCAACAAAAGCACAGACCTTCTTGACAAAGGCAAAGGAGTTAGGTTCTAAAGCGTTACAAGATGTGCGTCAATCAGTTTCTACTATGCGTTCTCATCCCTTGCAAGAGCAATCTTTAGAACTGGCGATCGCCGGACTTGCAGAAAATGTTCAGCGTTCAACGGGTGTCGCACCAATTTGTCAAATTTACTTATCTCACCCTATCCCAGTTGAAGTTAGCACTGCTGTTTACCGCATTGTCCAAGAATCATTTACAAATATCTGTAAGTATGCACGCGCCACAGAAGTTAAACTGGAAATAACTACAATTAAAACTTGTTTGCAGTTAAAAATTGCAGACAATGGTATAGGGTTTGATGTCACACAAAATACCACTGGTTTTGGACTTCAAAGTATGCGCGATCGCACTTTAGCTCTGGATGGTTATTTTAATATTAAAAGCGCTCCTGGTTCAGGTTGTCAAGTTATAGCTACTATTCCTCTTTCTCTGTCTTTACTAACTCATTTAGAAACTCATGACGTACATGATTAA
- a CDS encoding response regulator produces MIKVLLVDDQSLIRQGLKALLELEPDLEIVGEAENGEIAIHLIEQFYPDVVLMDIRMPVMDGVAASSEIQKRFPKIKVLVLTTFDDDEYVKAALQNGAMGYLLKDTPSEELAFAIRAVYKGYTQLGPGIVKKLVTQFSNAKLTQSPPPPPSLAELTPREKEVLRLIATGASNREIAQQLYISEGTVKNHVTNVLNRLHLRDRTQAAIFANSFLPYLNDPS; encoded by the coding sequence ATGATTAAGGTTTTACTTGTAGATGACCAGAGTTTAATTCGTCAAGGATTAAAAGCATTATTAGAATTAGAACCGGATTTAGAAATAGTCGGAGAGGCAGAAAATGGGGAAATTGCTATTCATTTGATTGAACAATTCTATCCAGATGTGGTATTAATGGATATTAGAATGCCTGTTATGGATGGTGTTGCAGCATCTTCGGAAATTCAAAAGCGGTTTCCTAAAATTAAAGTTTTGGTGCTGACAACTTTTGATGATGATGAATATGTGAAAGCGGCGTTACAAAATGGAGCCATGGGTTATTTGCTGAAAGATACACCCTCAGAAGAGTTAGCTTTTGCTATTCGCGCAGTCTACAAAGGATACACTCAATTAGGACCAGGAATAGTCAAAAAACTTGTCACTCAATTTTCTAATGCAAAACTCACTCAGTCACCGCCTCCACCACCTAGCTTGGCTGAACTGACTCCTAGAGAAAAAGAAGTTTTGCGGTTAATTGCTACAGGTGCTAGTAACCGAGAAATTGCACAACAACTCTATATTTCTGAAGGAACAGTGAAGAACCATGTCACCAATGTTTTGAATCGTTTACATTTGCGCGATCGCACCCAAGCGGCAATTTTTGCTAATTCTTTTTTGCCATATTTGAATGACCCCAGTTAA
- a CDS encoding nucleoside deaminase produces the protein MNTEYFMRLALEEAKKGDAPYGAVIVKDNQVVALAHNTVRRNSDPSAHAEINVIRSLTAKLNNPSLEGYIIYTTGEPCPMCAAACVWTGLSEIVYGASIEDLVSVNQSQINVSCEEIIAKSFRKLTVKRGILREECLKLFK, from the coding sequence ATGAACACAGAATACTTTATGCGTTTGGCACTGGAAGAAGCAAAAAAAGGAGATGCGCCTTATGGTGCTGTCATTGTCAAAGATAACCAAGTCGTTGCCTTAGCTCATAATACTGTAAGGCGAAATAGTGACCCTTCTGCCCATGCAGAAATAAATGTCATTCGCAGTTTAACGGCTAAACTTAACAATCCTTCTTTAGAAGGTTATATCATATATACTACTGGTGAACCTTGTCCAATGTGTGCAGCTGCTTGTGTTTGGACGGGTTTATCAGAAATAGTATACGGTGCTTCTATTGAAGATTTAGTTTCGGTTAATCAATCTCAAATTAATGTTTCATGTGAAGAGATTATTGCTAAAAGCTTTAGAAAACTTACAGTCAAAAGAGGCATTTTAAGAGAAGAGTGTCTAAAATTATTTAAGTAG
- a CDS encoding ion transporter: protein MLLSREKTAFYLKDLETPVGKAINLTIAGLVLLSSGIFVAETYNLTDLLHFYLNAIDTAILLIFAAEYLLRLWSEENKIEYLLSFYSIIDLMAILPSFLGVVDISFIRLLRWFRILRLIRFLDQKFLFGISTEDGLISARILFTLFAIIFVYSGLIYQVEHPVNPEVFTTFLDAFYFSIVTMTTVGFGDVIPISELGRLMTVLMILTGIALIPWQVGDLIKRLVKTANQVETVCSGCGLSFHDTNAKFCKICGTRLRKD from the coding sequence ATGTTACTTAGTAGAGAAAAAACAGCATTTTACTTAAAAGATTTGGAAACACCAGTAGGTAAAGCGATTAACTTAACCATTGCTGGACTAGTTTTACTATCATCAGGAATCTTTGTAGCAGAAACTTATAATCTGACTGACCTTTTACATTTCTATTTGAATGCAATCGATACGGCAATATTGTTAATTTTTGCAGCAGAGTACTTACTACGTTTGTGGAGTGAAGAAAATAAAATTGAGTATCTTCTAAGTTTCTATTCCATCATTGACTTAATGGCAATTTTGCCATCTTTTCTGGGAGTCGTTGATATCAGCTTTATCCGACTACTACGATGGTTCCGGATTTTACGGCTAATCCGGTTTCTAGATCAGAAATTTTTATTTGGTATTAGTACAGAAGATGGCTTAATTTCTGCACGAATATTATTTACCTTGTTTGCGATTATCTTTGTCTACTCTGGTTTAATTTATCAAGTTGAGCATCCTGTTAATCCAGAAGTTTTCACTACTTTTTTGGATGCTTTTTATTTTTCCATAGTGACCATGACAACTGTAGGTTTTGGCGATGTGATTCCGATTTCTGAACTAGGTCGCCTAATGACAGTGTTAATGATTTTAACAGGTATTGCGCTCATTCCTTGGCAAGTAGGGGATTTGATAAAGCGATTAGTCAAAACTGCAAATCAAGTAGAAACAGTTTGTTCTGGGTGTGGTTTGTCTTTCCATGATACAAACGCTAAATTCTGCAAAATTTGTGGCACAAGGTTGAGAAAAGATTAA
- a CDS encoding MHYT domain-containing protein, translating to MLLADVAMSSTYNPNLVGLSIVIAVIASYTALDLAGRVTAAQAQARLAWLIGGAIVMGIGIWSMHFVAMLAFSLPIPMSYDILTVVLSVLPAVIASGGALFLASREVLDTRQLLIGGVLMGIGIASMHYIGMAAMRMEAATRYDPVLFIVSVAIAISASIVALWIAFQLRLQIGKTGRRRKISSAFIMATAISGMHYTGMAAASFTPNRVTGIITTKAMQVSLPGLAVGIGVGTLIILAFTLLTSFVQRRMDTETVLLKQQEALRSQLFTDISLRIRRSLKFEDVLNTAVTEVRKALKIDRVIIYRFNSDWSGIIIAESVAQGCIKTLGITAHDLFRKDDIEMYKNGRVRATNNIYEADFTDSHREILNKFQIKANLVAPILSENRLLGLLCAHQCSEPRIWHKSEIHLFGQLAIQVSIALEQANLLHQLSAAQEALRVRDRAIAAVSSAIVMTDPRQLDNPIIFCNPAFETITGYTPQEALGRNCRFLQGPDTDPATIEQIRTAVRQEHECHVVIKNYRKDSTSFWCELSIFPVRDMTGQVINFIGVQSDITISKQTQEELKLYKEDLQHQLVELFSDFKEVAKGDLTARAEMTSGQITIVSDFFNTIIENLRQIVIQVKQAAQQVNVSLRENSDAIRQLADKALQQTQEMTHTLDSVEQMNLSIQEAANNAHQATEVARTSANTAFVAGQAMERSVSSILNLRETVGETAEKMRRFSESSQEISKVVTLIKQIALQTNLLSINANIEASRAGEQSQGFVIVAEEVGRLAAQSAQASQEIEHIVQNIQSETKEVVQAIELGTTQVVEGAHLVKDVKQSIKQIVEVSRQIDELVQSISQTTVSQAQTSQTVAFLMKEIAKASVRTADSSRVVSTSLQQTVEVAQQLQASVSVFKTGD from the coding sequence ATGCTCTTGGCAGATGTAGCAATGAGTAGTACTTACAATCCAAATCTTGTAGGGCTTTCAATTGTGATAGCTGTGATTGCTTCCTACACCGCTCTCGATTTAGCTGGGCGGGTAACAGCCGCTCAAGCACAGGCTAGACTTGCTTGGTTAATTGGCGGCGCAATTGTCATGGGAATTGGCATTTGGTCAATGCACTTTGTTGCCATGCTCGCCTTCAGTTTACCGATACCGATGAGCTATGACATCTTGACTGTGGTACTCTCAGTGCTGCCTGCTGTTATTGCGTCAGGTGGAGCGCTTTTCCTTGCCAGTCGCGAAGTTTTGGATACGCGGCAATTGCTGATTGGTGGCGTGTTGATGGGCATTGGCATTGCGTCCATGCACTACATTGGTATGGCGGCAATGCGGATGGAAGCCGCTACTCGGTATGACCCAGTGCTGTTTATAGTTTCTGTGGCGATCGCCATCAGTGCGTCAATTGTAGCGCTCTGGATTGCTTTCCAACTGCGTTTACAGATCGGTAAAACTGGTAGACGGCGCAAGATTTCGAGTGCGTTCATCATGGCAACTGCAATCTCCGGGATGCACTACACGGGAATGGCAGCTGCCTCTTTCACGCCAAATAGAGTGACTGGTATAATCACGACCAAGGCAATGCAAGTATCCCTTCCTGGGCTGGCTGTAGGCATTGGCGTTGGCACTCTGATCATTCTTGCCTTCACGCTGCTGACTTCCTTCGTGCAGCGGCGAATGGATACCGAAACAGTATTACTCAAACAGCAAGAAGCTCTTCGTTCGCAACTATTTACGGACATTAGCCTGCGTATTCGGCGTTCTCTCAAATTCGAAGATGTCCTCAATACAGCCGTTACTGAGGTTAGGAAAGCACTGAAGATAGACCGCGTTATTATCTATCGCTTCAATTCTGACTGGAGTGGCATCATCATCGCGGAGTCGGTAGCACAGGGTTGTATAAAAACCTTAGGGATAACAGCCCATGATTTGTTTCGCAAAGATGACATTGAAATGTACAAAAATGGTCGAGTCCGCGCTACCAACAATATTTATGAAGCGGATTTTACAGACTCTCATCGGGAGATTCTTAATAAGTTTCAAATCAAAGCGAATTTGGTTGCACCTATTCTAAGTGAGAATCGGCTTTTGGGTTTATTGTGCGCTCACCAATGTTCTGAGCCTCGAATTTGGCACAAGTCAGAAATTCATTTATTCGGGCAATTAGCCATTCAAGTCAGCATTGCTCTAGAACAAGCCAATCTTCTGCATCAACTGAGTGCCGCACAGGAAGCGCTGCGGGTGCGTGACCGTGCGATCGCCGCTGTCAGCAGCGCTATTGTCATGACAGACCCTCGTCAGCTAGACAATCCTATTATCTTTTGCAATCCTGCATTTGAAACCATCACCGGCTACACACCACAAGAAGCGTTGGGACGTAACTGCCGATTTCTACAAGGACCTGACACTGACCCAGCCACTATTGAGCAAATACGCACAGCAGTGCGACAGGAGCACGAATGTCATGTCGTCATCAAGAATTACCGCAAAGATAGTACTTCGTTCTGGTGTGAGTTAAGCATTTTTCCAGTACGAGACATGACTGGACAGGTTATAAATTTTATTGGAGTGCAATCCGATATTACCATTAGCAAGCAGACGCAAGAAGAATTGAAGCTTTATAAAGAAGACCTCCAACATCAACTTGTAGAACTTTTTAGTGATTTTAAAGAAGTAGCTAAAGGGGACCTTACAGCTCGGGCTGAAATGACAAGCGGTCAAATCACAATTGTATCTGACTTTTTTAATACCATCATTGAAAACTTACGGCAAATAGTCATTCAAGTCAAACAAGCAGCCCAACAGGTCAATGTTTCCCTGAGGGAAAACTCTGATGCTATCCGTCAGTTAGCAGATAAAGCACTCCAACAGACTCAAGAAATGACCCACACTCTTGATTCAGTGGAGCAAATGAACCTCTCTATTCAAGAAGCCGCCAATAATGCCCATCAAGCAACAGAAGTTGCTCGCACATCTGCTAACACTGCCTTTGTTGCAGGTCAAGCAATGGAACGTAGTGTCTCTAGCATCTTAAATTTACGAGAGACAGTTGGAGAAACCGCCGAAAAGATGAGGCGTTTTAGCGAATCCTCCCAAGAGATTTCCAAAGTTGTGACATTGATTAAGCAAATCGCGTTGCAAACAAACCTGTTGTCTATCAACGCCAATATTGAAGCATCTCGTGCTGGGGAACAAAGTCAAGGCTTTGTCATTGTGGCTGAAGAAGTCGGTCGATTAGCAGCACAGTCAGCCCAAGCGAGTCAAGAAATTGAACACATAGTGCAAAACATTCAGTCAGAAACCAAAGAAGTTGTCCAAGCGATAGAATTGGGAACAACTCAGGTGGTGGAAGGCGCTCACTTAGTTAAAGACGTTAAGCAAAGCATAAAGCAGATTGTAGAAGTGTCTCGTCAAATTGATGAGTTAGTGCAGTCAATTTCTCAGACAACAGTGTCTCAAGCTCAAACTTCGCAAACTGTTGCTTTTTTGATGAAGGAAATTGCCAAAGCATCAGTTCGCACTGCTGATTCGTCTCGGGTTGTGTCTACATCTCTACAACAAACTGTAGAAGTAGCGCAGCAATTACAGGCATCAGTGAGTGTGTTTAAAACAGGAGATTGA